A stretch of the Sulfuritortus calidifontis genome encodes the following:
- the icd gene encoding NADP-dependent isocitrate dehydrogenase: MSASHIQVPAQGAKITVNADFSLNVPDRPIIPFIEGDGTGVDITPVMRAVLDAAVAKAYAGRRQIEWMEVYAGEKAVKVYGNDTWLPDETVQAARDYVVSIKGPLTTPTSGGIRSLNVALRQLLDLYVCLRPVRYFTGVPSPVKAPEKVDMVIFRENTEDIYAGVEWEAGSAEVKKVIEFLQKEMGVKKIRFPETSAIGIKPVSIEGSERLIRKAIQYAIDNGRKSVTLVHKGNIMKFTEGGFKKWGYELAVREFGGEPIDGGPWVKLPEKFGGIVVKDVIADAFLQQILLRPEDYDVIATLNLNGDYISDALAAEVGGIGIAPGANLSDSVAMFEATHGTAPKYAGQDYVNPGSIILSGEMMLRHMGWTEAADLIIKGMDGAIRAKAVTYDFARLMDGAKQVKCSEFGQEIVRHM, from the coding sequence GTGTCCGCTAGCCACATCCAGGTTCCCGCCCAGGGCGCAAAGATCACCGTCAACGCCGATTTCTCGCTGAACGTGCCGGACCGGCCGATTATCCCGTTTATCGAGGGCGACGGCACCGGGGTCGACATCACCCCCGTCATGCGCGCCGTGCTCGACGCCGCCGTGGCCAAGGCCTACGCTGGCCGCCGCCAGATCGAGTGGATGGAGGTCTATGCCGGCGAGAAGGCGGTCAAGGTCTACGGCAACGACACCTGGCTGCCGGACGAGACCGTGCAGGCCGCCCGCGATTACGTCGTCTCGATCAAGGGGCCGCTGACCACCCCGACCTCGGGCGGCATCCGCTCGCTCAACGTCGCCCTGCGCCAGCTGCTCGACCTCTATGTTTGCCTGCGCCCGGTGCGCTACTTCACGGGCGTGCCCTCCCCGGTCAAGGCGCCGGAAAAAGTGGACATGGTCATCTTCCGCGAGAACACCGAGGACATCTACGCCGGCGTCGAGTGGGAGGCCGGCAGCGCCGAGGTGAAGAAGGTGATCGAATTCCTGCAGAAAGAGATGGGGGTCAAGAAGATCCGCTTCCCCGAGACCTCGGCCATCGGTATCAAACCGGTCTCGATCGAGGGCTCCGAGCGCCTGATCCGCAAGGCCATCCAGTACGCCATCGACAACGGCCGCAAATCGGTGACCCTGGTGCACAAGGGCAACATCATGAAGTTCACCGAGGGCGGCTTCAAGAAATGGGGCTACGAGCTGGCGGTGCGCGAGTTCGGCGGCGAGCCGATCGACGGCGGCCCCTGGGTCAAGCTGCCGGAGAAATTCGGCGGCATTGTGGTGAAAGACGTGATCGCCGACGCCTTCCTGCAGCAGATCCTGCTGCGGCCGGAGGACTACGACGTCATCGCCACCCTGAACCTCAACGGCGACTACATCTCCGACGCCCTGGCGGCCGAGGTGGGCGGCATCGGCATCGCCCCGGGCGCCAATCTGTCCGACTCGGTGGCCATGTTCGAGGCCACCCACGGCACCGCGCCCAAGTACGCCGGCCAGGACTACGTCAATCCGGGCTCGATCATCCTCTCGGGCGAAATGATGCTGCGCCACATGGGCTGGACCGAGGCGGCCGATCTGATCATCAAGGGCATGGACGGCGCGATCCGCGCCAAGGCGGTGACCTACGACTTCGCCCGCCTGATGGACGGCGCCAAGCAGGTCAAATGCTCGGAGTTCGGCCAGGAGATCGTCCGGCACATGTGA
- a CDS encoding rRNA large subunit pseudouridine synthase E, with protein sequence MARIILFNKPYGVLSQFTSEDGHPGLKEFIPLARVYAAGRLDADSEGLLILTDDGRLQHRLTDPRHKLAKTYWVQVEGEPDEAALESLRRGLDLGDFVTRPARAKRIEEPAGLWPRNPPVRFRKSVPTSWIELTIAEGKNRQVRRMTAKVGFPTLRLIRARIGDYALDGLAPGEWREVGAAAAAKAAKGWA encoded by the coding sequence ATGGCGCGCATCATTCTGTTCAACAAACCCTATGGGGTGCTCAGCCAGTTCACTTCTGAGGACGGCCACCCCGGGCTGAAGGAGTTCATCCCCCTGGCGAGGGTGTACGCCGCGGGCCGGCTCGATGCGGACAGCGAAGGCCTGCTCATTTTAACCGATGACGGCCGGCTCCAGCACCGGCTGACCGACCCCCGGCACAAGCTGGCCAAGACCTATTGGGTTCAGGTCGAGGGCGAGCCGGACGAGGCGGCGCTGGAGTCCCTGCGGCGCGGATTGGACCTGGGCGATTTCGTCACCCGTCCGGCCCGGGCAAAGCGCATCGAAGAGCCGGCCGGGCTGTGGCCGCGCAACCCGCCGGTCCGCTTCCGCAAAAGCGTGCCGACCAGCTGGATCGAGCTGACCATCGCCGAGGGCAAGAACCGGCAGGTGCGGCGGATGACGGCCAAGGTGGGCTTCCCGACTTTGCGCCTGATCCGGGCGCGCATAGGCGACTATGCGCTGGACGGCCTGGCGCCGGGCGAGTG